One genomic segment of Gemmatimonadota bacterium includes these proteins:
- a CDS encoding GAF domain-containing protein has protein sequence MQRRLADSIGAEATVLIGDRDGALQALVASGIPLDDRELAVARWAVNRREPAGLGTATLPTAAARWVPLVVGDQTIGAMGIRMLDGDPLRAPERRIFLEAVAGQVAVALERLRLADRTQRDRVEIEAERLRTALLSSLSHDLRTPLAAVEGAATTLLRESMVTDQVMRHDLLETVRDEARRMGRLVTNLLEMVRVESGSLQVQHEWQSVEEIVGVALMRCEPLLGALVVTTNVPDDLPLLRVDGLLLEQVFVNLLENAARYAATGGEVRITARTVGRDIEIVVEDRGPGVPAGEEEAIFEKFARGGNAAGGGVGLGLAICRGIVMAHGGRIHAERREGGGLRMVITLPLPDEQPAMPPEALE, from the coding sequence GTGCAGCGCCGGCTGGCGGACTCGATCGGGGCGGAGGCCACCGTGCTGATCGGCGACCGCGACGGTGCATTGCAGGCCTTGGTGGCGAGCGGCATTCCGCTCGATGACCGGGAACTGGCCGTCGCGCGCTGGGCCGTGAATCGTCGCGAGCCCGCCGGCCTCGGCACCGCGACGCTGCCGACCGCTGCGGCCCGGTGGGTGCCGCTGGTGGTCGGCGACCAGACCATCGGGGCGATGGGAATCCGCATGCTGGATGGCGACCCGCTCCGGGCGCCGGAGCGCCGGATCTTTCTCGAAGCGGTCGCGGGACAGGTCGCGGTGGCGCTGGAGCGATTACGCCTGGCGGATCGTACCCAGCGTGACCGCGTGGAGATCGAGGCCGAGCGACTGCGCACGGCGCTGCTCTCGTCGCTCTCGCATGACCTGCGCACGCCGCTGGCCGCCGTCGAAGGGGCCGCCACCACCCTGTTGCGGGAGTCGATGGTCACCGATCAGGTGATGCGGCACGACCTCCTCGAGACCGTGCGCGACGAGGCACGCCGGATGGGGCGCCTCGTCACCAACCTGCTCGAGATGGTGCGAGTCGAGTCGGGGTCGTTGCAGGTGCAACACGAATGGCAATCGGTGGAGGAAATCGTCGGCGTCGCCCTGATGCGTTGCGAGCCACTGCTCGGCGCGCTCGTCGTCACGACGAATGTGCCGGACGACCTCCCGCTGCTGCGCGTCGACGGGCTGCTGCTCGAACAGGTGTTCGTGAACCTGCTGGAGAACGCGGCCCGGTACGCGGCGACGGGCGGCGAGGTGCGCATCACCGCGCGGACGGTCGGTCGCGACATCGAGATCGTCGTGGAGGATCGAGGGCCGGGGGTGCCGGCCGGCGAAGAAGAGGCGATCTTCGAGAAGTTCGCCCGGGGCGGCAATGCGGCCGGCGGGGGCGTCGGCCTCGGGCTCGCCATCTGCCGAGGGATCGTGATGGCGCACGGCGGGCGAATTCACGCCGAGCGTCGCGAGGGCGGAGGATTGCGCATGGTGATCACCCTGCCATTGCCGGATGAGCAACCCGCCATGCCGCCGGAAGCGCTCGAATGA
- the kdpB gene encoding potassium-transporting ATPase subunit KdpB — translation MSAQDTKASLFDPALVRTALLDAVRKLHPRHQARNPVMFTVWVGSLFVSGLGVLALVGHADAPAGFIVTIAAWLWFTLLFANFAEAMAEGRGRAQAASLRRTRSETLARVLPDPTDRFTLVAKSAGELRRGDVVIVAAGELIPGDGEVIEGVASVDESAVTGESAPVIRESGGDRSAVTSGTTVLSDWLIIRISVDPGESFLDRMIGLIEAAKRQKTPNEIALDILLAALTLVFLVVTVTLRPYSAFAVAGAGAGSVVSLTVLVALLVCLIPTTIGGLLSAIGIAGMDRMLRKNVVARSGRAVEAAGDVDVLLLDKTGTITLGNRQATAFMPAPGVTEQELALAAALASGSDETPEGRSIVALAGGAWPLPAVGAGAVAVPFSAMTRMSGVDVDGRILRKGASDAITRHVQQGGGAMPPAVLATIEEIARAGGTPLVVSEGSRVLGVVRLKDIVKGGMRERFDELRRMGIRTVMITGDNPLTAAAIAAEAGVDDFLAEATPEAKLALIREYQQGGRLVAMTGDGTNDAPALAQADVALAMQSGTQAAREAGNLIDLDSNPTKLIEVVETGKQMLMTRGALTTFSLANDVAKYFAIIPAAFATTYPVLNTLNVMHLGSPTSAVLSAVIFNALIIVALIPLALRGVAYRALGAAALLRRNLLVYGLGGIVAPFVGIKLIDMALTALGVS, via the coding sequence ATGAGCGCCCAGGATACGAAGGCCTCGCTCTTTGATCCCGCGCTGGTCCGGACTGCGCTGCTCGATGCCGTGCGCAAGCTGCATCCGCGGCACCAAGCCAGAAACCCGGTGATGTTCACGGTCTGGGTCGGATCGCTCTTTGTCAGCGGGTTGGGGGTGCTGGCGCTGGTCGGCCACGCCGATGCCCCCGCCGGCTTCATCGTGACCATCGCGGCGTGGCTCTGGTTCACGCTGCTCTTTGCCAACTTCGCCGAGGCGATGGCGGAGGGGCGGGGACGTGCCCAGGCGGCCTCGCTGCGGCGGACCCGCTCGGAAACCTTGGCGCGGGTGCTGCCCGACCCGACCGATCGCTTCACGCTCGTCGCCAAGTCGGCGGGCGAGTTGCGCCGGGGTGACGTCGTCATCGTCGCGGCAGGCGAACTGATCCCGGGCGATGGCGAGGTGATTGAGGGTGTCGCCTCCGTGGACGAGAGCGCCGTGACCGGCGAAAGCGCGCCTGTCATCCGCGAATCGGGCGGCGATCGCAGTGCCGTCACCAGCGGAACGACGGTGCTCTCCGATTGGCTCATCATCCGCATCAGCGTCGACCCGGGCGAGTCGTTCCTCGACCGGATGATCGGCCTGATCGAGGCTGCGAAGCGGCAGAAGACGCCGAACGAGATTGCGCTCGACATCCTCCTCGCGGCGCTGACGCTTGTCTTCCTGGTCGTCACGGTCACGCTGCGGCCGTACTCCGCCTTCGCCGTGGCGGGTGCCGGGGCCGGCTCCGTGGTGTCGCTGACCGTACTGGTCGCCCTGCTCGTCTGCCTCATTCCGACGACGATCGGCGGCCTCCTCTCGGCCATCGGGATCGCCGGGATGGATCGGATGCTCCGCAAGAATGTCGTGGCGCGCTCGGGCCGCGCCGTCGAGGCGGCCGGTGATGTCGACGTGCTCCTGCTCGACAAGACCGGGACGATCACCCTCGGCAATCGTCAGGCGACGGCGTTCATGCCGGCACCGGGCGTCACGGAACAGGAACTCGCGCTGGCCGCGGCACTCGCGTCGGGCAGTGACGAAACGCCCGAGGGGCGGAGCATCGTGGCGCTGGCGGGCGGAGCCTGGCCCCTGCCCGCGGTGGGCGCCGGCGCAGTGGCGGTGCCGTTCTCCGCGATGACGCGGATGAGCGGCGTCGATGTCGACGGCCGCATACTGCGGAAGGGCGCGAGCGACGCGATCACCCGCCACGTGCAGCAGGGCGGTGGCGCGATGCCGCCGGCTGTGCTTGCCACGATCGAGGAGATTGCGCGGGCGGGAGGCACGCCGCTCGTCGTCTCCGAGGGCTCCCGCGTGCTCGGCGTGGTGCGCCTGAAGGACATCGTGAAGGGTGGCATGCGGGAACGCTTCGACGAGCTGCGCCGCATGGGGATCCGGACGGTGATGATCACCGGCGACAATCCGCTGACGGCGGCCGCCATCGCCGCCGAGGCCGGCGTCGATGATTTCCTGGCCGAAGCGACGCCGGAAGCGAAGCTGGCGCTGATCCGCGAGTACCAGCAGGGCGGGCGACTGGTCGCGATGACTGGCGACGGCACCAACGACGCGCCGGCGCTGGCCCAGGCCGACGTGGCGCTCGCGATGCAGTCGGGGACGCAGGCCGCTCGCGAGGCCGGCAACCTGATTGACCTCGACAGCAATCCCACCAAGCTGATCGAAGTCGTCGAGACCGGAAAGCAGATGCTGATGACGCGCGGCGCCTTGACGACATTCTCACTGGCCAACGACGTGGCGAAGTACTTCGCCATCATTCCGGCGGCCTTTGCCACCACGTATCCGGTGCTCAACACGCTGAACGTGATGCATCTCGGATCACCGACCAGCGCGGTGCTCTCCGCCGTGATCTTCAATGCACTCATCATCGTCGCGCTCATTCCGCTCGCGCTGCGCGGCGTGGCCTACCGCGCGCTCGGCGCGGCGGCGCTCCTCCGGCGCAATCTGCTGGTGTACGGTCTCGGCGGCATCGTGGCACCGTTCGTCGGGATCAAGCTGATCGACATGGCGCTGACCGCGCTGGGGGTCTCATGA
- the kdpC gene encoding potassium-transporting ATPase subunit KdpC yields MTDHTLRHELRPALVLLAAFTLLTGVVYPLAVTGAAAALFPREAGGSVVMRGGTAVGSALIGQDFQGPMWFHGRPSAAADGPYQPRLSAGSNLGPINPALLDSVRARAAALRAEGGATAELPVDLLTASGSGLDPHITPAAARWQEARVAAARGLLPATVHALVTAHIEARQFGLLGEPRVNVLQLNLALDSLRGTP; encoded by the coding sequence ATGACCGACCATACTCTGCGGCACGAGCTGCGTCCCGCGCTCGTGTTGCTCGCCGCCTTCACCCTGCTGACTGGGGTCGTGTATCCCCTGGCGGTGACCGGAGCCGCCGCGGCACTCTTTCCGCGGGAGGCGGGCGGATCCGTGGTCATGCGCGGCGGCACGGCCGTCGGGTCGGCGCTGATCGGGCAGGACTTCCAGGGACCAATGTGGTTCCATGGGCGCCCGTCGGCCGCGGCCGATGGCCCCTATCAACCCCGCCTCTCGGCCGGCTCCAATCTCGGCCCCATCAACCCGGCACTCCTCGATTCGGTGCGAGCACGTGCGGCGGCGTTGCGAGCCGAAGGCGGCGCCACGGCGGAATTGCCGGTCGACCTCCTGACCGCGAGTGGCAGCGGCCTCGACCCGCACATCACCCCCGCGGCGGCCAGGTGGCAGGAGGCGCGCGTGGCCGCTGCCCGCGGGCTCCTTCCCGCGACGGTGCACGCGCTCGTCACGGCGCACATCGAAGCGCGCCAGTTCGGCCTCCTCGGCGAGCCGCGCGTCAACGTGCTGCAGCTCAATCTCGCGCTCGATTCACTCCGAGGCACCCCATGA
- a CDS encoding porin translates to MIRPFRFLATIAVALPAAAQTPQPIVRVGGFADAYYVWDLGRPALRDRAFTTQAVRHDEFNINLAHIEATLSAERVRGRLALQAGTAVQANYAGEPAIGANSGPSLSRSIQEAVVGVRVRPGLWVDGGVFFSHIGQESWISRDNPTYTRSFTAEYTPYYSSGVKVTWAASPKITAQLHLLNGWQNISENNERKAVGARIDWTPRTGVSVGWAGFRGDEQPEGSARRIRDFHQLVARLEPRSDLTLWLTADRGWERPETGPTATWGSLTAIAERRLSPTLSLAARVERYVDRDGVLIPVPDPEGFAVTSASLGLNLRLPEGVQWRTEARGYWSDASVWPDRLGSRRSTAALVTSLSLTLSASP, encoded by the coding sequence ATGATCCGGCCGTTCCGCTTCCTCGCCACGATCGCTGTGGCCCTCCCCGCGGCAGCGCAGACCCCGCAGCCCATCGTGCGCGTCGGCGGATTCGCCGATGCGTACTACGTCTGGGACCTTGGGCGCCCGGCGCTGCGCGACCGTGCCTTCACCACGCAGGCGGTGCGGCACGATGAGTTCAACATCAACCTCGCGCACATCGAGGCGACGCTGTCGGCCGAGCGCGTGCGTGGCCGTCTGGCCCTGCAGGCCGGCACCGCCGTGCAGGCCAACTACGCTGGCGAACCGGCCATCGGCGCCAACAGTGGCCCCTCGCTCTCCCGGTCCATCCAGGAGGCGGTCGTCGGGGTGCGCGTGCGCCCCGGTCTCTGGGTCGACGGCGGCGTCTTCTTCTCGCACATCGGGCAGGAGAGCTGGATCTCGCGCGACAACCCGACCTACACCCGCTCCTTCACGGCCGAGTACACGCCGTACTACAGCAGTGGGGTGAAGGTGACCTGGGCTGCGAGCCCGAAGATCACCGCGCAACTGCATCTGCTCAACGGCTGGCAGAACATCTCCGAGAACAACGAGCGCAAGGCCGTCGGCGCGCGCATTGACTGGACACCGCGCACGGGGGTCTCCGTGGGGTGGGCCGGTTTCCGGGGTGATGAACAGCCTGAAGGGAGCGCCCGGCGCATCCGGGACTTTCATCAACTCGTGGCACGCCTCGAACCGCGAAGCGACCTCACGCTCTGGCTGACCGCCGACCGGGGCTGGGAACGACCGGAGACGGGGCCCACCGCCACGTGGGGCAGCCTCACCGCGATCGCCGAACGGCGACTGTCGCCGACGCTTTCCCTCGCAGCGCGCGTCGAGCGCTATGTGGACCGCGATGGTGTGCTCATTCCGGTCCCCGATCCGGAGGGTTTTGCGGTCACCTCGGCGTCGCTCGGGCTCAATCTCCGACTGCCGGAGGGGGTCCAGTGGCGGACCGAGGCGCGCGGTTACTGGAGCGATGCCTCGGTGTGGCCGGATCGGCTGGGTAGCCGGCGAAGCACCGCCGCGCTGGTGACGTCGCTTTCGCTGACCTTGTCGGCATCGCCATGA
- a CDS encoding sulfite exporter TauE/SafE family protein: MFDPALADSLQQRPLVAIPLLFAAGLATSLTPCIYPMIPITAGILGGAGAAGRSRRRTLQLTLVYVLGLALVYASLGLVAGMTGTLFGTISANRWAYFAFGNLLLLAALAMLDVISLAAPQRLVAWAARLGGDSVLGAFLLGATSGLVAAPCGAPAFAAVLTWVAASQSAVWGFVYLFVFSLGMTAVLIIVGLSAGSLAALPRAGQWMVVVKRVAAVVMLAMAEYYFVRMGMVW; the protein is encoded by the coding sequence GTGTTTGATCCCGCGCTCGCCGACTCGCTCCAACAACGCCCGCTGGTCGCGATTCCGCTGCTCTTTGCGGCGGGACTCGCGACCTCGCTCACGCCGTGCATCTATCCGATGATCCCGATCACCGCCGGGATCCTCGGCGGCGCCGGTGCCGCCGGCCGCTCACGGCGTCGCACCCTGCAGCTCACGCTCGTCTACGTGCTCGGACTGGCGTTGGTCTATGCCTCGCTCGGGCTCGTCGCGGGGATGACCGGGACGCTCTTCGGCACGATCTCCGCGAATCGATGGGCCTATTTTGCGTTCGGGAACCTGCTCCTGCTCGCCGCGCTGGCGATGCTCGATGTCATCTCCCTGGCGGCCCCGCAACGCCTCGTCGCGTGGGCGGCACGCCTCGGCGGCGACTCGGTGCTCGGCGCCTTCCTCCTCGGCGCCACCTCCGGCCTGGTCGCCGCGCCGTGCGGCGCCCCGGCGTTCGCCGCCGTGCTGACCTGGGTCGCCGCCAGCCAGAGTGCCGTGTGGGGATTCGTCTACCTGTTCGTCTTCTCGCTCGGGATGACGGCGGTGTTGATCATCGTCGGACTCTCGGCAGGGTCCTTGGCCGCGTTGCCGCGCGCCGGACAATGGATGGTGGTGGTGAAGCGCGTCGCCGCCGTGGTGATGCTGGCCATGGCCGAGTACTACTTCGTTCGGATGGGGATGGTCTGGTGA
- the ispG gene encoding flavodoxin-dependent (E)-4-hydroxy-3-methylbut-2-enyl-diphosphate synthase codes for MAVVTRRQTRTVRVGGVPVGSAHPIVVQSMTNTDTADIPATIHQVAALARAGSELVRVTVNNEEAAAAVPHIVAGLAKVGITVPIVGDFHYNGHLLLTKYPECARALAKYRINPGNVGGKRHDEHFRAIVEVAIANEKPVRIGVNWGSLDQALLTTMMDANALLPAPRDARDVMMDAMVESAIRSATFAEEIGLPSDRIILSAKVSGVQDLVDVYRMLAERGPYPLHLGLTEAGMGVKGVVASAAGLSILLQEGIGDTIRVSLTPQPGGDRAEEVRVAQQILQSLEIRHFTPQVTSCPGCGRTTSTFFQEMAQEIQGYLREQMPIWRSQYPGVEEMKVAVMGCVVNGPGESKHADLGISLPGTFEEPVAPVFQDGRLVTTLRGDGIVKEFLGMLDAYVARRWGG; via the coding sequence ATGGCTGTCGTGACGCGCCGCCAGACTCGCACCGTGCGGGTTGGCGGCGTTCCCGTGGGATCGGCGCACCCGATCGTGGTGCAGTCGATGACCAACACCGATACCGCCGACATCCCGGCCACCATCCATCAGGTGGCCGCACTCGCGCGTGCCGGCAGTGAACTCGTGCGCGTGACGGTGAACAACGAGGAGGCCGCCGCCGCGGTGCCGCACATCGTCGCCGGCCTCGCCAAGGTTGGCATCACGGTGCCGATCGTCGGCGACTTCCACTACAACGGCCACCTCCTGCTCACCAAGTATCCCGAGTGCGCCCGCGCCCTCGCGAAGTACCGGATCAATCCGGGCAACGTCGGCGGCAAGCGTCACGACGAGCACTTCCGCGCGATCGTCGAGGTGGCGATCGCGAACGAGAAGCCGGTGCGCATCGGCGTCAACTGGGGCTCGCTCGACCAGGCGCTGCTCACCACCATGATGGACGCCAACGCGCTGCTGCCCGCGCCGCGCGACGCGCGCGACGTGATGATGGATGCGATGGTCGAGTCGGCCATCCGCTCGGCGACGTTCGCCGAGGAGATCGGGCTCCCCAGCGATCGCATCATCCTCTCCGCCAAGGTCTCCGGCGTGCAGGATCTGGTCGATGTCTACCGGATGCTCGCCGAGCGCGGGCCGTACCCGCTCCACCTCGGGCTGACCGAGGCGGGGATGGGCGTCAAAGGAGTCGTCGCGTCGGCGGCCGGGCTGTCCATCCTGCTGCAAGAGGGGATCGGCGACACCATCCGCGTCTCGCTTACGCCGCAGCCGGGTGGCGACCGCGCCGAGGAGGTGCGGGTCGCCCAGCAGATTCTCCAGTCGCTGGAAATCCGCCACTTCACGCCCCAGGTCACCTCCTGCCCGGGCTGTGGCCGGACCACCTCGACCTTTTTCCAGGAGATGGCCCAGGAGATCCAGGGCTACCTGCGGGAGCAGATGCCGATCTGGCGTTCGCAGTACCCCGGGGTGGAAGAGATGAAGGTCGCCGTCATGGGGTGCGTCGTGAATGGTCCGGGCGAATCGAAGCATGCCGATCTGGGCATCTCGCTGCCGGGGACCTTCGAAGAGCCCGTGGCGCCGGTCTTTCAGGACGGCCGTCTGGTCACCACCCTCCGGGGTGACGGAATCGTGAAGGAATTCCTCGGAATGCTGGATGCCTACGTGGCCCGCCGCTGGGGCGGCTGA
- a CDS encoding nuclear transport factor 2 family protein, producing MTSRLALAALLILAVPGSASAQQPAAAGGAHDSVMAVVKGLFDGMRTRDTALMRRSFAPGTVLGGVPAAGKPAEFMAVDAFIGSIAKAPPAMLLDERLYDPEVRIDGGLATVWTFYAFFVGDRLSHCGVDAFQLARTSDGWKIIALADTRQQTGCDVTGKRRA from the coding sequence ATGACCAGTCGCCTCGCCCTTGCTGCTCTCCTGATCCTCGCCGTGCCCGGTTCCGCCAGCGCCCAGCAACCAGCGGCGGCCGGCGGTGCGCACGACTCCGTCATGGCCGTGGTCAAGGGCCTCTTTGACGGGATGCGGACGCGCGACACCGCCCTGATGCGCCGCAGCTTCGCCCCCGGGACGGTGCTGGGTGGCGTGCCTGCGGCAGGCAAGCCGGCGGAGTTCATGGCCGTCGACGCGTTCATCGGGTCGATCGCCAAGGCGCCTCCCGCGATGCTGCTCGACGAGCGGCTCTACGACCCGGAGGTGCGGATCGACGGGGGACTGGCGACGGTCTGGACCTTTTACGCCTTCTTCGTGGGCGACCGGCTGTCGCATTGCGGCGTCGACGCCTTCCAGCTCGCCCGGACCAGCGACGGCTGGAAGATCATCGCCCTGGCGGACACCCGGCAGCAGACCGGCTGCGACGTGACGGGGAAGCGTCGGGCGTAG
- the kdpA gene encoding potassium-transporting ATPase subunit KdpA, protein MTPNGWLQVGLFAVLVIGGGALLGGHLAKVLDGSRTMLSRLLDPVERALLRLAGTDRDDEMTWQRYATALVVFSALGFAVVYLLQRFQGGLPLNPGGQGAVDPDLAFNTAWSFVSNTNWQAYGGEVTLSHLTQMLGLTVQNFVSAASGIAVLAALTRGFVRREAATIGNFWVDLTRVTLHLLLPLATLVALLLASQGVVQTLAGRVTVTPIENAAAATQVIPVGPAASQVAIKQLGTNGGGFFNVNSAHPLENPTPFSNLIQLVSILLIPAACVFAFGKLLGDRRQGWALLAAMSILLAGALAITWPAEQAGTPALASAGAQLAPSEVTPGGNMEGKEVRFGITNSALWAVTTTAASNGSVNAMHDSFTPLGGMAPMILMQLGEVVFGGVGSGLYGMLLFALVAVFVSGLMVGRTPEYLGKKIEAFEMKMAMVGILVPCLMVLVGTALAVATAPGRAGIFNPGAHGFSEVLYALSSAANNNGSAFGGLGADAPFYNVMLGIAMFAGRFFIAIPVLALAGALAAKKLVPPSSGTLPTHTPLFVGLLVGTVLLVGALTFVPALALGPIVEQLQLVAAGAAR, encoded by the coding sequence ATGACCCCCAATGGGTGGTTACAGGTCGGCCTCTTTGCCGTGCTGGTCATCGGCGGTGGTGCCCTCCTCGGTGGGCACCTGGCGAAGGTGCTCGACGGGTCGCGCACCATGCTCTCCCGGCTGCTCGACCCGGTGGAGCGCGCCCTCCTCCGCCTCGCCGGCACCGATCGGGATGACGAGATGACCTGGCAGCGCTATGCGACCGCGCTGGTCGTCTTTTCGGCGCTCGGTTTCGCCGTGGTCTACCTGCTGCAGCGGTTCCAAGGTGGGTTGCCGCTGAATCCCGGCGGACAGGGGGCGGTCGATCCCGACCTCGCCTTCAATACGGCGTGGTCGTTCGTCAGCAATACCAACTGGCAGGCGTATGGTGGTGAGGTCACCCTCTCGCACCTCACGCAGATGCTCGGCCTCACGGTGCAGAATTTCGTGTCGGCGGCCTCGGGCATCGCGGTGCTCGCCGCGTTGACCCGCGGCTTCGTACGGCGTGAGGCCGCGACGATCGGCAATTTCTGGGTCGACCTGACTCGCGTGACGCTCCATCTCCTGCTGCCACTCGCCACGTTGGTGGCGCTGCTGCTCGCGTCACAGGGCGTGGTCCAGACGCTCGCTGGCCGGGTGACGGTCACGCCGATCGAGAACGCCGCTGCGGCGACGCAGGTGATCCCGGTCGGCCCGGCCGCCTCACAAGTCGCGATCAAGCAACTCGGCACCAACGGCGGCGGCTTCTTCAACGTGAACTCCGCCCATCCGCTCGAGAATCCGACGCCGTTCAGCAACCTGATTCAACTGGTGTCGATCCTGCTGATCCCGGCGGCCTGCGTCTTCGCCTTTGGCAAGCTCCTGGGCGACAGGCGGCAGGGATGGGCGCTGCTCGCCGCCATGTCGATCCTCTTGGCGGGTGCGTTGGCCATCACCTGGCCCGCCGAGCAGGCGGGGACGCCGGCGTTGGCATCGGCCGGCGCCCAGCTCGCCCCGTCGGAGGTGACACCGGGCGGCAACATGGAGGGGAAGGAGGTCCGTTTCGGGATCACCAACTCGGCGCTGTGGGCGGTCACGACCACCGCGGCCTCGAATGGCTCCGTGAACGCCATGCACGACTCCTTCACGCCGCTGGGCGGGATGGCGCCGATGATCCTGATGCAGCTCGGCGAAGTGGTCTTCGGCGGGGTGGGATCGGGCCTGTACGGCATGCTGCTCTTTGCCCTGGTGGCGGTCTTCGTCTCGGGGCTGATGGTCGGTCGGACGCCGGAGTACCTCGGCAAGAAGATCGAGGCCTTCGAGATGAAGATGGCAATGGTCGGCATCCTGGTCCCGTGCCTGATGGTTCTCGTGGGGACGGCGCTGGCGGTGGCGACGGCACCCGGTCGAGCAGGGATCTTCAACCCCGGAGCCCACGGCTTCAGCGAAGTGCTCTACGCGCTCTCCTCGGCGGCGAACAACAACGGGTCTGCCTTCGGTGGCCTTGGCGCTGATGCGCCCTTCTACAACGTGATGCTGGGCATCGCGATGTTCGCGGGCCGGTTCTTCATCGCGATTCCGGTGTTGGCACTCGCCGGCGCGCTGGCTGCCAAGAAATTGGTACCGCCGTCGTCTGGCACCTTGCCGACCCACACGCCGCTCTTTGTCGGATTGCTGGTGGGCACGGTACTGCTGGTTGGGGCACTGACGTTCGTCCCCGCCCTGGCACTTGGGCCGATCGTCGAACAGCTGCAGCTGGTTGCAGCAGGAGCGGCACGATGA
- a CDS encoding response regulator gives MTIVLIEDESPMRRFLRAAFGTQSMTLIEAPTAREGLAQVAGRRPDLVLLDLGLPDMDGLDVVRRIREWSSVPIIVLSARGREDDKVAALDAGADDYLTKPFGVDELLARIRVALRHAVQQASPEPVVTVGPLRIDFGAHTVHRDGAELRLTPTEYRLLAVLAQHAGKVITHRQLLREVWGLHTEDQIHYLRVYAAQLRRKLELDPSRPRWLVTEPGVGYRLRAE, from the coding sequence ATCACCATCGTGCTGATCGAGGACGAATCGCCGATGCGCCGCTTCCTGCGCGCCGCCTTCGGCACGCAATCGATGACGCTCATCGAGGCGCCCACGGCGCGCGAGGGGCTGGCCCAGGTCGCCGGCCGTCGCCCCGACCTGGTGCTGCTCGACCTCGGATTGCCGGACATGGATGGGCTCGACGTGGTGCGCCGGATTCGCGAATGGAGCAGCGTGCCCATCATCGTCCTCTCGGCCCGCGGTCGAGAAGACGACAAGGTCGCGGCGCTCGATGCCGGCGCGGATGACTACCTCACCAAGCCGTTCGGGGTGGACGAGTTGCTCGCGCGCATCCGCGTGGCGCTGCGGCACGCGGTGCAGCAGGCCTCACCGGAGCCGGTGGTCACTGTCGGCCCGTTGCGGATCGACTTCGGTGCGCACACGGTGCACCGCGACGGGGCCGAACTGCGCTTGACGCCGACCGAGTACCGATTGTTGGCCGTCCTGGCCCAGCACGCCGGAAAGGTGATCACCCATCGCCAACTGCTCCGCGAGGTGTGGGGTCTCCACACCGAGGACCAGATCCATTATCTCCGGGTCTACGCCGCGCAGCTGCGGCGCAAGCTCGAGCTCGACCCCTCCCGCCCCCGCTGGCTCGTGACGGAACCCGGCGTCGGCTATCGCCTCCGCGCCGAGTAG
- a CDS encoding DUF4118 domain-containing protein, producing the protein MSWVGGAALLGLALRGLLSTTDIAMLFLLAIAMAGVKAPRAAGIVAAVVGIGLFDLLFVPPYGTFAVSDAAYLLTFLVMLGIALAMTQVMGRHSGTGRRGTRAGATHRRPARTGPGTCAGRDGTGRGRGGAAPAGGLDRGGGHRADRRPRRCIAGLGGERHSAR; encoded by the coding sequence GTGAGCTGGGTGGGCGGCGCGGCGTTGCTTGGTCTCGCCCTGCGAGGCCTGCTCTCGACGACGGACATCGCCATGCTCTTCCTGCTCGCCATCGCGATGGCGGGGGTGAAGGCACCGCGCGCGGCCGGCATCGTCGCCGCGGTGGTCGGCATCGGCCTCTTCGACCTCCTCTTCGTCCCGCCGTACGGCACCTTTGCCGTGTCCGATGCCGCCTACCTGCTCACCTTCCTCGTGATGCTCGGCATCGCACTCGCGATGACCCAGGTGATGGGGCGGCATTCAGGAACGGGCCGACGCGGCACGCGCGCGGGAGCGACGCACCGCCGCCCTGCTCGAACTGGCCCAGGAACTTGCGCTGGCAGGGACGGAACAGGTCGTGGGCGCGGCGGTGCAGCGCCGGCTGGCGGACTCGATCGGGGCGGAGGCCACCGTGCTGATCGGCGACCGCGACGGTGCATTGCAGGCCTTGGTGGCGAGCGGCATTCCGCTCGATGA